In a single window of the Zea mays cultivar B73 chromosome 5, Zm-B73-REFERENCE-NAM-5.0, whole genome shotgun sequence genome:
- the LOC103627595 gene encoding expansin-B10-like — protein sequence MAVNVRTMWSSMRAQVAMVVALVFLVSGAWCGPPKVPPGKNITATYGKDWLDAKATWYGKPTGAGPDDNGGGCGYKDVNKPPFNSMGACGNIPIFKDGLGCGSCFEIKCDKPVECSGKPVVVHITDMNYEPIAAYHFDLAGTAFGAMAKKGEEEKLRKAGIIDMQFRRVKCKYDSKVTFHLEKGCGPNYLALLVKYVDGDGDIVAVDVKEKGSDTYEPLKHSWGAIWRKDSDKPLKGPLTVRLTTEGGTKSVYDDVIPANWKANTAYTAK from the coding sequence ATGGCTGTGAATGTGAGAACCATGTGGTCGTCGATGCGGGCACAGGTTGCGATGGTTGTGGCGTTGGTGTTCTTGGTGAGCGGCGCATGGTGCGGTCCTCCCAAAGTCCCCCCAGGCAAGAACATCACGGCCACCTATGGCAAGGACTGGCTGGACGCTAAAGCGACATGGTATGGCAAGCCGACGGGTGCCGGTCCCGATGACAACGGTGGCGGCTGCGGGTACAAGGACGTGAACAAGCCCCCCTTCAATAGCATGGGCGCATGCGGCAACATCCCCATCTTCAAGGATGGTCTGGGTTGTGGGTCCTGCTTCGAGATCAAGTGCGATAAGCCTGTGGAGTGCTCCGGCAAGCCCGTGGTGGTGCACATAACGGACATGAACTATGAGCCTATCGCGGCGTACCACTTCGATTTAGCAGGCACGGCGTTCGGCGCCATGGCCAAGAAGGGCGAGGAGGAGAAGCTGCGCAAGGCGGGCATCATCGacatgcagttccgaagggttaaGTGCAAGTACGACTCCAAGGTCACCTTCCACCTTGAAAAGGGGTGCGGCCCCAACTACCTGGCACTGTTGGTCAAGTAcgtcgacggcgacggtgacattGTGGCAGTGGACGTCAAGGAGAAGGGCTCCGACACGTACGAGCCCCTGAAGCACTCCTGGGGCGCCATCTGGAGGAAGGACAGCGACAAACCGCTTAAGGGACCCCTCACCGTCCGCCTCACTACCGAGGGAGGCACCAAGTCCGTCTACGACGATGTCATCCCTGCCAACTGGAAGGCCAACACCGCCTACACCGCCAAATAA
- the LOC103627601 gene encoding expansin-B10-like: MAVNVRTMWSSMRAQVAMVVALVFLVSGAWCGPPKVPPGKNITATYGKDWLDAKATWYGKPTGAGPDDNGGGCGYKDVNKPPFNSMGACGNIPIFKDGLGCGSCFEIKCDKPVECSGKPVVVHITDMNYEPIAAYHFDLAGTAFGAMAKKGEEEKLRKAGIIDMQFRRVKCKYDSKVTFHLEKGCGPNYLALLVKYVDGDGDIVAVDVKEKGSDTYEPLKHSWGAIWRKDSDKPLKGPLTVRLTTEGGTKSVYDDVIPANWKANTAYTAK; encoded by the coding sequence ATGGCTGTGAATGTGAGAACCATGTGGTCGTCGATGCGGGCACAGGTTGCGATGGTTGTGGCGTTGGTGTTCTTGGTGAGCGGCGCATGGTGCGGTCCTCCCAAAGTCCCCCCAGGCAAGAACATCACGGCCACCTATGGCAAGGACTGGCTGGACGCTAAAGCGACATGGTATGGCAAGCCGACGGGTGCCGGTCCCGACGATAACGGTGGCGGCTGCGGGTACAAGGACGTGAACAAGCCCCCCTTCAATAGCATGGGCGCATGCGGCAACATCCCCATCTTCAAGGATGGTCTGGGTTGTGGGTCCTGCTTCGAGATCAAGTGCGATAAGCCTGTGGAGTGCTCCGGCAAGCCCGTGGTGGTGCACATCACGGACATGAACTATGAGCCTATCGCGGCGTACCACTTCGATTTAGCAGGCACGGCGTTCGGCGCCATGGCCAAGAAGGGCGAGGAGGAGAAGCTGCGCAAGGCGGGCATCATCGacatgcagttccgaagggttaaGTGCAAGTACGACTCCAAGGTCACCTTCCACCTTGAAAAGGGGTGCGGCCCCAACTACCTGGCGCTGCTGGTCAAGTACGTCGATGGCGACGGTGACATTGTGGCAGTGGACGTCAAGGAGAAGGGCTCTGACACGTACGAGCCCCTAAAGCACTCCTGGGGCGCCATCTGGAGGAAGGACAGCGACAAACCGCTTAAGGGACCCCTCACCGTCCGCCTCACTACCGAGGGAGGCACCAAGTCCGTCTACGACGATGTCATCCCTGCCAACTGGAAGGCCAACACCGCCTACACCGCCAAATAA
- the LOC103627596 gene encoding expansin-B10-like precursor, whose amino-acid sequence MAVNVRTMWSSMRAHVAMAVALVFLVSGAWCGPPKVPPGKNITATYGKDWLDAKATWYGKPTGAGPDDNGGGCGYKDVNKPPFNSMGACGNIPIFKDGLGCGSCFEIKCDKPVECSGKPVVVHITDMNYEPIAAYHFDLAGTAFGAMAKKGEEEKLRKAGIIDMQFRRVKCKYDSKVTFHLEKGCGPNYLALLVKYVDGDGDIVAVDVKEKGSDTYEPLKHSWGAIWRKDSDKPLKGPLTVRLTTEGGTKSVYDDVIPANWKANTAYTAK is encoded by the coding sequence ATGGCTGTGAATGTGAGAACCATGTGGTCGTCGATGCGGGCACATGTTGCGATGGCTGTGGCGTTGGTGTTCTTGGTGAGCGGCGCATGGTGCGGTCCTCCCAAAGTCCCCCCAGGCAAGAACATCACGGCCACCTATGGCAAGGACTGGTTGGACGCTAAAGCGACATGGTATGGCAAGCCGACGGGTGCCGGTCCCGACGACAACGGTGGCGGCTGCGGGTACAAGGACGTGAACAAGCCCCCCTTCAATAGCATGGGCGCATGCGGCAACATCCCCATCTTCAAGGATGGTCTGGGTTGTGGGTCCTGCTTCGAGATCAAGTGCGATAAGCCTGTGGAGTGCTCCGGCAAGCCCGTGGTGGTGCACATCACGGACATGAACTATGAGCCTATCGCGGCGTACCACTTCGATTTAGCAGGCACGGCGTTCGGCGCCATGGCCAAGAAGGGCGAGGAGGAGAAGCTACGCAAGGCGGGCATCATCGacatgcagttccgaagggttaaGTGCAAGTACGACTCCAAGGTCACCTTCCACCTTGAAAAGGGGTGCGGCCCCAACTACCTGGCACTGCTGGTCAAGTAcgtcgacggcgacggtgacattGTGGCAGTGGACGTCAAGGAGAAGGGCTCCGACACATACGAGCCCCTGAAGCACTCCTGGGGCGCCATCTGGAGGAAGGACAGCGACAAACCGCTTAAGGGACCCCTCACCGTCCGCCTCACTACCGAGGGAGGCACCAAGTCCGTCTACGACGATGTCATCCCTGCCAACTGGAAGGCCAACACCGCCTACACCGCCAAATAA
- the LOC103627602 gene encoding expansin-B10 precursor produces the protein MAVNVRTMWSSMRAQVAMVVALVFLVRGAWCGPPKVPPGKNITATYGKDWLDAKATWYGKPTGAGPDDNGGGCGYKDVNKPPFNSMGACGNIPIFKDGLGCGSCFEIKCDKPVECSGKPVVVHITDMNYEPIAAYHFDLAGTAFGAMAKKGEEEKLRKAGIIDMQFRRVKCKYDSKVTFHLEKGCGPNYLALLVKYVDGDGDIVAVDVKEKGSDTYEPLKHSWGAIWRKDSDKPLKGPLTVRLTTEGGTKSVYDDVIPANWKANTAYTAK, from the coding sequence ATGGCTGTGAATGTGAGAACCATGTGGTCGTCGATGCGGGCACAGGTTGCGATGGTTGTGGCGTTGGTGTTCTTGGTGAGAGGCGCATGGTGCGGTCCTCCCAAAGTCCCCCCAGGCAAGAACATCACGGCCACCTATGGCAAGGACTGGCTGGACGCTAAAGCGACATGGTATGGCAAGCCGACGGGTGCCGGTCCCGACGATAACGGTGGCGGCTGCGGGTACAAGGACGTGAACAAGCCCCCCTTCAATAGCATGGGCGCATGCGGCAACATCCCCATCTTCAAGGATGGTCTGGGTTGTGGGTCCTGCTTCGAGATCAAGTGCGATAAGCCTGTGGAGTGCTCCGGCAAGCCCGTGGTGGTGCACATCACGGACATGAACTATGAGCCTATCGCGGCGTACCACTTCGATTTAGCAGGCACGGCGTTCGGCGCCATGGCCAAGAAGGGCGAGGAGGAGAAGCTGCGCAAGGCGGGCATCATCGacatgcagttccgaagggttaaGTGCAAGTACGACTCCAAGGTCACCTTCCACCTTGAAAAGGGGTGCGGCCCCAACTACCTGGCGCTGCTGGTCAAGTACGTCGATGGCGACGGTGACATTGTGGCAGTGGACGTCAAGGAGAAGGGCTCTGACACGTACGAGCCCCTGAAGCACTCCTGGGGCGCCATCTGGAGGAAGGACAGCGACAAACCGCTTAAGGGACCCCTCACCGTCCGCCTCACTACCGAGGGAGGCACCAAGTCCGTCTACGACGATGTCATCCCTGCCAACTGGAAGGCCAACACCGCCTACACCGCCAAATAA